From the Bacillus tuaregi genome, one window contains:
- the sigW gene encoding RNA polymerase sigma factor SigW yields MEAIIKKRVKQVLKGDRNAFGEIVEIYKDKVFQLSFRMLGNRHEAEDIAQEAFIRAYVNIQSYNINLKFSTWLYRIATNLCIDRIRKKKPDYYLDAEVAGTEGLTMYSQIPSKTRLPEDDVESLELQDTIQREISNLPEKYRTVIVLKYIEELSLNEISEILEMPLGTVKTRIHRGREALRKQLRHV; encoded by the coding sequence ATGGAAGCAATAATTAAAAAACGCGTAAAACAGGTTTTAAAGGGAGATCGAAACGCTTTTGGAGAAATCGTAGAAATTTATAAGGATAAAGTGTTTCAGCTGTCATTTCGAATGCTGGGTAATAGACATGAAGCCGAGGATATTGCTCAGGAAGCCTTTATTCGTGCTTATGTCAATATTCAAAGTTATAATATTAACCTAAAGTTTTCAACTTGGCTCTATCGGATTGCCACGAACCTATGTATTGATCGGATTCGAAAGAAAAAACCTGATTATTATCTTGACGCTGAAGTTGCAGGAACTGAAGGATTAACAATGTATTCCCAGATTCCCTCAAAAACACGACTTCCAGAGGACGATGTAGAAAGCCTGGAGCTCCAAGATACCATACAAAGAGAGATCTCAAATCTGCCTGAGAAATACCGAACAGTTATCGTGCTTAAATATATAGAAGAACTGTCATTGAATGAAATAAGCGAAATCCTTGAAATGCCGCTTGGAACGGTTAAAACAAGAATTCATCGCGGTCGGGAAGCTTTGAGAAAACAATTACGACATGTGTGA
- a CDS encoding anti-sigma factor family protein, with translation MKCPEKLVAYMHEYLDDEISAEHEKELREHIHRCMDCKLYFHQLKRSIALVQSTSHIQAPSNFTENIMANLPKEKRKVGVKRWFMQHPLLTAASLFLVLMTGSLLSTWNQDQQFSVSKQPNLIVQNDTVIVPDGEVVEGDIIVRNGKLKIEGQVDGNVTVINGEQYMASAGNVTGEIKEINEVFEWLWYHIKETGEEVFSIFDEQKVVGKNDDNA, from the coding sequence TTGAAATGTCCAGAAAAATTGGTAGCTTATATGCATGAATACTTAGATGATGAGATCTCAGCCGAACATGAAAAAGAATTAAGAGAGCATATTCACCGCTGTATGGATTGCAAATTATATTTTCATCAATTAAAAAGGTCGATTGCCTTAGTGCAAAGTACATCACATATTCAAGCACCTAGCAATTTTACAGAAAATATTATGGCTAATTTGCCTAAGGAAAAGCGAAAAGTTGGTGTCAAACGGTGGTTTATGCAGCATCCATTACTGACAGCAGCCTCTCTATTTCTTGTATTAATGACAGGCAGTCTGTTATCGACTTGGAACCAGGATCAACAATTCTCTGTTTCAAAGCAGCCAAATTTAATCGTCCAAAATGATACAGTCATCGTTCCGGACGGTGAGGTTGTAGAGGGAGATATTATAGTTCGTAATGGTAAATTAAAAATTGAAGGTCAGGTTGATGGCAATGTTACCGTTATTAATGGAGAACAATACATGGCATCAGCCGGAAACGTAACAGGTGAGATAAAAGAAATTAATGAAGTGTTCGAGTGGCTTTGGTATCACATAAAGGAAACAGGTGAAGAGGTCTTCAGCATATTTGATGAACAAAAGGTCGTCGGGAAAAATGATGATAATGCCTAG
- the rocF gene encoding arginase, which produces MKQLSIIGMPMDLGQMRRGVDMGPSAMRYAGIYENLSKLFDKIDDKGDIAIGRPEVVVDPDSNLRNLHLVAEKNEELAKAVSDVIEEGAFPLVLGGDHSIAIGTLAGVAKHYKNLGVIWFDAHGDLNTAETSPTGNIHGMPLAVSIGLGHELLTNMMGYSPKVKPEHIVIIGARSLDEGERVLIKERGIKVYTMHEIDRLGMTKVMDETISYLKEKADGVHLSLDLDGLDPSDAPGVGTPVTGGVSYRESHLAMEMLAESGIITSAEFVEVNPILDEKNKTAAAAVKLMGSLFGEKLL; this is translated from the coding sequence ATGAAACAACTTTCAATTATTGGGATGCCAATGGACCTAGGGCAAATGAGACGTGGCGTAGATATGGGTCCGAGTGCGATGCGTTACGCAGGAATTTATGAAAACTTAAGTAAGCTCTTTGATAAGATTGATGATAAAGGCGATATTGCAATTGGCCGTCCTGAGGTTGTGGTTGACCCCGATTCTAATTTGCGAAACCTGCATCTCGTTGCAGAGAAAAATGAGGAATTGGCTAAGGCTGTCTCAGATGTAATAGAAGAGGGTGCTTTTCCCTTAGTATTAGGTGGAGACCACAGTATTGCGATTGGGACATTAGCAGGTGTTGCAAAGCATTATAAGAATTTAGGGGTCATCTGGTTTGACGCACATGGAGATTTAAATACAGCCGAAACATCTCCGACTGGAAATATACATGGGATGCCCTTAGCCGTCAGTATTGGATTAGGTCACGAGCTGCTTACAAATATGATGGGCTATAGTCCAAAAGTGAAACCAGAGCATATTGTGATTATTGGGGCACGTTCATTAGATGAAGGTGAAAGAGTGCTAATTAAGGAAAGAGGCATTAAGGTATACACGATGCATGAAATTGATCGATTAGGTATGACAAAGGTGATGGATGAAACAATCTCCTATTTAAAGGAAAAGGCCGATGGTGTTCATTTATCGCTGGACCTGGACGGATTAGACCCTTCAGATGCACCAGGAGTGGGAACACCTGTTACAGGCGGGGTAAGCTATCGGGAAAGTCATCTAGCGATGGAGATGCTTGCTGAATCAGGGATCATTACATCTGCTGAATTTGTGGAAGTCAACCCAATCCTTGATGAAAAAAATAAAACGGCAGCAGCAGCAGTGAAATTAATGGGTTCATTATTTGGCGAAAAACTATTATAA